A genome region from Calypte anna isolate BGI_N300 chromosome 4B, bCalAnn1_v1.p, whole genome shotgun sequence includes the following:
- the RMND5A gene encoding E3 ubiquitin-protein transferase RMND5A, with protein MDQCVTVERELEKVLQKFSGYGQLCERSLEELIQYAGGLRREILQTENQDGDLSGTISLVMTQCCKRIKDTVQKLASDHKDIHSSVSRVGKAIDKNFDSDISSVGIDGCWQADSQRILNEVMVEHFFRQGMLDVAEELCQESGLSIDQSQKEPFVELNRILEALKVRVLRPALEWAVSNREMLMAQNSSLEFKLHRLYFISLLMGGTANQREALQYAKNFQPFALNHQKDIQVLMGSLVYLRQGIENSPYVHLLDANQWADICDIFTRDACALLGLSVESPLSVSFSAGCVALPALINIKAVIEQRQCTGVWNQKDELPIEVDLGKKCWYHSIFACPILRQQTTDNNPPMKLVCGHIISRDALNKMFNGSKLKCPYCPMEQSPGDAKQIFF; from the exons ATGGACCAGTGCGTGACGGTGGAGCGGGAGCTGGAGAAGGTGCTGCAGAAGTTCTCCGGTTACGGGCAGCTCTGCGAACGCAGCCTGGAAGAGCTGATCCAATACGCGGGAGGGCTGCGGCGGGAGATCCTCCAGACCGAGA ATCAAGATGGAGACTTGTCGGGAACAATTTCACTTGTTATGACTCAGTGTtgtaaaagaataaaagacaCAGTTCAAAAACTGGCCTCTGATCATAAAGACATTCACAGCAGTGTATCCCGAGTTGGAAAAGCCATTGATAAG AATTTTGACTCTGACATCAGCAGTGTGGGGATAGATGGGTGCTGGCAGGCTGACAGCCAGAGAATCCTCAACGAGGTGATGGTGGAGCACTTCTTCCGACAGGGGATGTTGGATGTAGCTGAGGAACTTTGTCAG GAATCTGGTCTATCAATAGATCAAAGTCAAAAAGAACCATTTGTGGAATTGAATCGAATATTGGAAGCATTAAAAGTTAGAGTTCTGAGACCTGCTTTAGA GTGGGCAGTATCCAACAGAGAAATGCTGATGGCACAGAATAGTTCCTTGGAATTCAAACTACACAGATTATATTTCATCAGTTTATTGATGGGTGGAACAGCAAATCAAAGAGAAGCACTTCAGTATGCAAAAAACTTCCAGCCATTTGCCCTAAATCATCAGAAAG ATATTCAGGTTTTGATGGGCAGCCTGGTGTATCTGCGGCAAGGGATAGAGAACTCCCCCTATGTTCATCTCCTAGATGCAAACCAGTGGGCAGACATCTGTGACATCTTTACAAGAGATGCTTGTGCTCTCCTGGGGCTTTCAGTTGAATCACCTCTCAGTGTTAG TTTTTCAGCAGGTTGTGTAGCATTACCAGCTCTAATTAATATCAAGGCTGTTATTGAACAGAGGCAGTGCACAGGGGTTTGGAACCAGAAGGATGAACTTCCG attGAAGTGGACCTTGGTAAAAAGTGCTGGTATCATTCAATATTTGCCTGTCCCATTCTTCGTCAGCAAACAACAGATAATAATCCACCTATGAAATTAGTCTGTGGTCACATTATATCAAGAGATGCtttgaataaaatgtttaatgGCAGCAA ATTAAAATGCCCTTATTGTCCCATGGaacagagccctggagatgccaaacagatatttttctga